A window of the Podarcis raffonei isolate rPodRaf1 chromosome 4, rPodRaf1.pri, whole genome shotgun sequence genome harbors these coding sequences:
- the PDK3 gene encoding pyruvate dehydrogenase kinase, isozyme 3, translating to MRLCGALLKSPIPKQIEYYSRFSPSPLSIKQFLDFGRDNACEKTSYMFLRKELPVRLANTMREVNLLPDNLLNRPSVKLVQSWYMQSFLELLEYENKSPEDPHVLDNFLDVLIKVRNRHNDVVPTMAQGVIEYKEKYGFDPFVSSNIQYFLDRFYTNRISFRMLINQHTLLFGGVTNPAHPKHIGSIDPTCNVADVVDDAFATAKMLCEQYYLVSPELEIEEFNAKAPGKPIQVVYVPSHLFHMLFELFKNSMRATVELYEGKSEGYPPVKTLVTLGKEDLSIKISDKGGGVPLRKIDRLFNYMYSTAPRPSLEPSRAVPLAGYGYGLPISRLYARYFQGDLKLYSMEGVGTDAVIYLKALSSESFERLPVFNKSAWRHYKTTPEADDWSNPSSEPRDASKYKANR from the exons GACGTGATAATGCATGTGAGAAAACATCATATATGTTCCTGCGGAAAGAACTTCCTGTGCGGCTTGCTAACACTATGAGAGAAGTCAACTTGCTGCCGGACAACTTGCTGAATAGACCTTCAGTTAAGCTAGTCCAAAGCTG GTATATGCAGAGCTTTCTTGAGCTTTTAGAATATGAAAATAAAAGTCCTGAAGATCCACATGTTTTAGATAA ctttttAGATGTCTTAATTAAAGTCAGGAACAGACACAATGACGTTGTTCCTACCATGGCCCAAGGAGTGATTGAATACAAAGAAAAATATGGCTTTGACCCTTTTGTCAGCAGTAACATCCAGTATTTCCTAGATAGGTTCTACACCAACCGCATCTCGTTCCGCATGCTGATTAACCAGCACA CACTACTTTTTGGTGGGGTCACTAATCCTGCTCATCCCAAACATATTGGAAGTATTGATCCTACGTGTAATGTAGCTGACGTAGTGGATG ATGCCTTTGCAACAGCTAAGATGTTGTGTGAACAGTATTATCTGGTATCACCCGAGTTGGAAATTGAAGAATTCAATG CTAAAGCACCGGGCAAGCCTATTCAAGTAGTCTATGTACCCTCACATCTGTTTCACATGCTTTTTGAATTGTTCAAG aactCAATGCGAGCTACAGTGGAGTTATATGAGGGTAAAAGCGAAGGCTATCCACCAGTTAAAACCTTAGTCACTTTGGGTAAAGAAGATCTATCAATAAAG ATAAGTGATAAAGGTGGTGGTGTGCCACTGAGAAAAATAGATCGCCTATTTAACTATATGTATTCAACTGCCCCCAGGCCTAGTTTGGAGCCATCAAGAGCTGTACCTTTG GCTGGCTATGGTTATGGTCTACCAATCTCTCGTCTTTATGCTAGATACTTTCAAGGAGATCTCAAACTTTACTCAATGGAAGGTGTGGGTACTGATGCTGTAATTTATTTGAAG GCTCTTTCCAGTGAATCATTTGAAAGACTTCCAGTTTTCAATAAGTCAGCCTGGCGACATTACAAGACCACCCCAGAAGCTGATGACTGGAGCAACCCTAGCAGTGAACCCAGGGATGCTTCCAAATATAAAGCGAATCGATAA